In Streptomyces sp. NBC_00414, a single window of DNA contains:
- a CDS encoding SDR family oxidoreductase, whose protein sequence is MAKHVIIGAGSIGTNVARLLAERGESVRIVTRSGSGPEHPLVDRVAADASDPSRLTELSRGAEVIYHCANPPSYTVWERLLPPLQTAAITAAKANDAVLALTGSLYAYGPQPGGRMNEHTPMAATGHKGRLRRRMWEQALAAGIRTVEVRGSDYIGKDANGIYSLLIKSALQKGKAAWITGHLDMPHTFTFNGDMAQALITLASEERAWGRPWHVPSPPAVTIRELARRYAVAAGRPPVKLIRIPRSVTRTAGLIVPIAREMAEMDYQWYAPFHMDATETAETFGLTATDLDTAVRNEVG, encoded by the coding sequence ATGGCCAAGCACGTCATCATCGGTGCCGGTTCCATCGGTACCAACGTCGCTCGTCTGCTCGCCGAGCGCGGCGAGAGCGTCCGGATCGTCACCCGCAGCGGCTCCGGCCCCGAGCACCCGCTGGTCGACCGGGTCGCCGCGGACGCGTCCGACCCGTCCCGCCTGACCGAGCTGTCCCGCGGCGCGGAAGTGATCTACCACTGCGCCAATCCACCCTCATACACGGTGTGGGAGCGCCTGTTGCCGCCTCTGCAGACGGCGGCCATCACCGCCGCCAAGGCGAACGACGCCGTCCTCGCGCTGACCGGCAGCCTCTACGCCTACGGTCCGCAGCCCGGTGGCCGGATGAACGAACACACCCCCATGGCCGCCACCGGGCACAAGGGCCGCCTGCGCAGACGCATGTGGGAACAGGCACTCGCCGCGGGAATCCGCACCGTCGAGGTCCGCGGCTCCGACTACATCGGCAAGGACGCCAACGGCATCTACTCCCTGCTCATCAAGTCGGCCCTGCAGAAGGGAAAAGCGGCCTGGATCACCGGCCATCTGGACATGCCGCACACCTTCACCTTCAACGGCGACATGGCACAGGCCCTCATCACGCTGGCCTCGGAAGAGCGCGCGTGGGGCAGACCCTGGCACGTGCCGTCCCCGCCGGCCGTCACCATTCGCGAACTGGCGCGGCGCTATGCCGTCGCGGCAGGCCGACCACCGGTCAAACTGATCCGGATACCGCGCTCCGTGACGCGTACGGCCGGGCTGATCGTGCCGATCGCCCGCGAGATGGCCGAGATGGACTACCAGTGGTACGCGCCGTTCCACATGGACGCGACGGAGACCGCCGAGACCTTCGGCCTGACCGCCACCGACCTCGACACCGCCGTCCGCAACGAGGTCGGCTGA
- a CDS encoding GrpB family protein, producing the protein MGDPVEIMPYDPAWPAMFAKWGAGLRAALGDAAARIDHIGSTSVPGLAAKPVIDIQISVTSLEATDSFLGPLTGTGLVYRADNPERTKRYFREPPGQRRTHVHVRQLGSFSQQFPLLFRDYLRCHLAAANEYAAAKQHCAAKFRNDRPGYVQSKDAFVWDIVRRADAWAQHTGWAPGPSDA; encoded by the coding sequence ATGGGAGACCCAGTCGAGATCATGCCTTACGACCCTGCTTGGCCGGCAATGTTCGCCAAGTGGGGCGCGGGCCTGCGTGCAGCCCTTGGTGATGCTGCGGCTCGTATCGACCACATCGGGTCAACCTCGGTGCCGGGGCTGGCGGCCAAGCCGGTGATCGACATCCAGATCTCCGTAACATCGCTGGAAGCGACGGATTCGTTCCTGGGCCCGCTGACAGGTACAGGGCTCGTGTACCGGGCGGACAATCCCGAACGGACGAAGCGCTACTTCCGGGAACCTCCAGGTCAGCGCCGGACACACGTGCACGTGCGGCAACTGGGCAGCTTCTCTCAGCAGTTCCCCCTGCTGTTTCGCGACTACCTCCGGTGCCACTTGGCTGCCGCGAACGAGTACGCAGCAGCCAAACAGCACTGCGCGGCCAAGTTCCGCAACGACCGTCCCGGCTACGTCCAATCAAAGGATGCCTTCGTATGGGACATCGTCCGACGTGCTGACGCCTGGGCCCAGCACACCGGCTGGGCCCCCGGTCCCAGTGACGCCTGA
- a CDS encoding TetR/AcrR family transcriptional regulator, with protein sequence MSTSTRRARERANTRERIIEAALHVLETEGVAALTIRRIATDVEYSAPVVYQHFANKDALVLELVAYGHRLMLSEFHRAAQEPDADRRMTRVASQYVRFAGEHPHLFQVMNDPVVDADERRRVAEPAIDILKELLTSWSAAHGVVLADLDQACEILWGTLYGIASLSHLGNVGSDRAHHLAEQALHAILLGWRTEAAADGRPASSQVL encoded by the coding sequence ATGTCGACCAGCACGAGACGGGCCCGTGAACGGGCGAACACCCGGGAGCGGATCATCGAGGCCGCGCTGCACGTTCTGGAGACCGAGGGCGTCGCGGCTCTGACGATCCGGCGCATCGCCACCGACGTCGAATATTCCGCGCCCGTCGTCTACCAGCACTTCGCCAACAAGGACGCGCTCGTACTGGAGCTGGTCGCGTACGGTCACCGCCTGATGCTGAGCGAGTTCCACCGAGCCGCACAGGAGCCCGATGCGGACCGGCGCATGACGCGCGTCGCGTCGCAGTACGTCCGGTTCGCCGGCGAGCACCCCCACCTCTTCCAGGTCATGAACGACCCGGTGGTCGACGCGGACGAACGCCGGCGCGTCGCGGAACCGGCCATCGACATCCTCAAGGAGCTGCTCACCTCCTGGTCTGCCGCACACGGCGTGGTCCTGGCCGATCTCGACCAGGCCTGCGAGATCCTCTGGGGCACGCTGTACGGCATCGCGTCACTCAGTCACCTCGGCAACGTAGGCAGCGATCGCGCCCACCACCTCGCCGAACAGGCGCTCCACGCGATCCTTCTCGGCTGGCGAACCGAGGCGGCGGCGGACGGTCGACCCGCGAGCAGCCAGGTGCTCTGA
- a CDS encoding Dabb family protein has translation MIYHINRVTMKATATPEQIEAVLESWRNQGRSNPAIKSFVVGRDHGGDHTYGAVFVVEHLDGLFAYLTHPTTYRTDHLGLHLVERLEIFDVSDDDDPDLNAKIQELHRRRNELNPQIAGLLTDVPTYTGSGVDD, from the coding sequence ATGATTTACCACATCAACAGGGTCACGATGAAGGCCACTGCAACGCCTGAGCAGATCGAGGCGGTGCTGGAGAGCTGGCGCAATCAGGGCCGCTCGAACCCCGCCATCAAGTCCTTCGTCGTGGGCCGTGACCACGGCGGCGACCACACGTACGGCGCGGTGTTCGTCGTCGAACATCTCGATGGGCTCTTCGCCTACCTGACGCACCCGACCACCTACCGGACCGACCACCTCGGGCTGCACCTGGTCGAACGGCTGGAGATCTTCGACGTCAGTGACGATGACGACCCTGACCTGAACGCCAAGATCCAGGAACTGCACCGGCGCCGCAACGAGCTCAACCCGCAGATCGCCGGCCTGCTCACAGACGTGCCCACCTATACCGGCTCCGGCGTGGACGACTGA